One Sanguibacter keddieii DSM 10542 genomic window carries:
- a CDS encoding dienelactone hydrolase family protein, with protein MAEVVLFHHALGLTPGVETFAELLRAAGHTVSTPDLFEGRTFDDIEAGVDHASEVGFGTIMRRGAEAAEGTPAGAVYIGFSLGVVPAQRLAQTTPGAGGAVLVSSCLPVGEFGESWPEGVPVRVLATAEDPYFVDEGDIDAARQLAADSPDAELVLFPGSGHLFADPGHASYDAETAGLLVDHVLELLAQVDATARG; from the coding sequence ATGGCTGAGGTAGTGCTGTTCCACCACGCGCTGGGGCTGACCCCGGGCGTCGAGACCTTCGCCGAGCTGCTGCGCGCAGCCGGTCACACCGTGAGCACGCCGGACCTGTTCGAGGGGCGGACCTTCGACGACATCGAGGCCGGCGTCGACCACGCCTCCGAGGTGGGCTTCGGGACGATCATGCGGCGAGGCGCCGAGGCCGCCGAGGGCACCCCTGCCGGTGCGGTGTACATCGGGTTCTCCCTCGGTGTCGTCCCGGCGCAGCGGCTCGCCCAGACCACCCCGGGTGCCGGCGGCGCAGTGCTGGTGAGCTCGTGCCTGCCGGTGGGCGAGTTCGGCGAGAGCTGGCCGGAGGGGGTCCCGGTCCGTGTGCTCGCGACCGCCGAGGACCCGTACTTCGTCGACGAGGGGGACATCGACGCCGCACGCCAGCTGGCCGCCGACTCGCCCGACGCCGAGCTGGTGCTGTTCCCCGGCAGCGGCCACCTGTTCGCCGACCCCGGGCACGCGTCCTACGACGCCGAGACCGCCGGGCTGCTCGTCGACCACGTGCTCGAGCTGCTCGCCCAGGTCGACGCGACCGCGCGGGGCTGA
- a CDS encoding carbohydrate ABC transporter permease: MTAQTLERTPVTSARGATRKPRRKPRAGRIASYVVIAVLAFGWLVPVLWAVMTSLKTEAEAAAAPITIIPESGFTLDAYARVLSSSQVPRWALNSLITATAVTLITLVISALAGYALSRLDFKGKKVAMAVIIGSIMVPGQILIVPLFQQMLDFNLVDTYWGVILPQIVAAPMVFILKKFFDQIPRELEEAALVDGASRLRILRQIIVPLSRPILAAVSIFVFIGAWNNFLWPFIVINDSDLMTLPVGLQTVISAYGIQYAQNMAQAVLAALPLILAFLFFQRQIIKGISTTGIAGQ; the protein is encoded by the coding sequence GTGACTGCTCAGACTCTCGAACGCACGCCCGTCACCTCCGCGCGCGGGGCCACGAGGAAGCCGCGGCGCAAGCCTCGCGCCGGACGCATCGCCTCGTACGTCGTCATCGCGGTGCTCGCCTTCGGCTGGCTCGTGCCGGTCCTGTGGGCCGTGATGACCTCGCTCAAGACGGAGGCCGAGGCAGCCGCCGCGCCGATCACGATCATCCCGGAGAGCGGCTTCACCCTCGACGCCTACGCCCGGGTGCTCTCGTCCAGCCAGGTGCCGCGGTGGGCGCTCAACAGCCTCATCACCGCCACGGCCGTCACGCTCATCACCCTGGTCATCAGCGCCCTCGCCGGCTACGCGCTCTCCCGCCTGGACTTCAAGGGCAAGAAGGTCGCGATGGCCGTCATCATCGGCTCGATCATGGTGCCCGGGCAGATCCTCATCGTGCCGCTGTTCCAGCAGATGCTCGACTTCAACCTCGTCGACACCTACTGGGGCGTGATCCTGCCGCAGATCGTCGCGGCGCCCATGGTGTTCATCCTCAAGAAGTTCTTCGACCAGATCCCCCGCGAGCTCGAGGAGGCCGCCCTCGTCGACGGCGCGAGCCGGCTCCGGATCCTCCGCCAGATCATCGTGCCGCTGTCCCGCCCGATCCTCGCGGCCGTGTCGATCTTCGTGTTCATCGGCGCGTGGAACAACTTCCTCTGGCCGTTCATCGTCATCAACGACTCCGACCTCATGACGCTGCCCGTCGGCCTGCAGACGGTGATCAGCGCCTACGGCATCCAGTACGCCCAGAACATGGCGCAAGCCGTGCTCGCCGCGCTGCCGCTGATCCTCGCGTTCCTGTTCTTCCAGCGCCAGATCATCAAGGGGATCTCCACGACCGGCATCGCCGGCCAGTAG
- a CDS encoding carbohydrate ABC transporter permease, with translation MTTPDLKGRTDAPPSPAAPDAAARSLSARRRSDTIRGWMYMAPFAIAFLLFLVWPTVSGFFMSFTGRSLTGAGSELVGFANYTEAFADSEMWKSLWNTVVFTVLSTIPLVVVALLLATLVNMNLKGQWVWRLSFFMPFLLASTVVSQFWLWMYNPQLGLVNEVLGWVGIEPKAWLQDPSTAMMSVVVTTVWWTVGFNFLLYLSALQNIPDHQYEAAALDGASTRRQFFSITLPQLGPTTVLVSILQLLASLKVFDQIYQMTGGGPGGATRPILQYVYEVGFTGYRLGYASAISYIFFFLIVVVSLVNILVINRRGARS, from the coding sequence ATGACCACACCTGACCTGAAGGGGCGCACAGACGCACCCCCCTCCCCCGCGGCACCCGACGCCGCCGCGCGCTCGCTCAGCGCCCGTCGGCGCTCCGACACCATCCGCGGCTGGATGTACATGGCGCCGTTCGCGATCGCCTTCCTGCTGTTCCTGGTCTGGCCGACCGTCTCCGGGTTCTTCATGAGCTTCACCGGGCGCAGCCTCACCGGCGCCGGGTCCGAGCTCGTGGGGTTCGCCAACTACACCGAGGCCTTCGCCGACTCCGAGATGTGGAAGTCGCTGTGGAACACGGTCGTGTTCACCGTGCTCAGCACCATCCCGCTCGTCGTCGTGGCCCTCCTGCTGGCCACCCTGGTCAACATGAACCTCAAGGGCCAGTGGGTCTGGCGGCTGTCGTTCTTCATGCCGTTCCTGCTCGCCTCGACCGTCGTCTCGCAGTTCTGGCTCTGGATGTACAACCCGCAGCTCGGCCTGGTCAACGAGGTCCTCGGCTGGGTCGGGATCGAGCCGAAGGCCTGGCTGCAAGACCCGTCGACCGCGATGATGTCCGTCGTGGTGACCACCGTCTGGTGGACCGTGGGCTTCAACTTCCTGCTCTACCTGTCCGCCCTCCAGAACATCCCGGACCACCAGTACGAGGCGGCCGCGCTCGACGGCGCGAGCACCCGCCGCCAGTTCTTCTCGATCACGCTGCCCCAGCTGGGCCCGACGACCGTCCTCGTGTCGATCCTGCAGCTGCTCGCCTCGCTCAAGGTCTTCGACCAGATCTACCAGATGACCGGTGGTGGCCCCGGCGGCGCGACCCGCCCGATCCTCCAGTACGTCTACGAGGTCGGCTTCACCGGGTACCGGCTGGGCTACGCGTCGGCGATCTCGTACATCTTCTTCTTCCTCATCGTCGTCGTGTCCCTCGTCAACATCCTCGTCATCAACCGCAGAGGAGCACGGTCGTGA
- a CDS encoding substrate-binding domain-containing protein, producing MHDWAIPDRRSASTSPAHPRPGRDDGPDAGGLSRRSFLRGSAFMAGGAALMALGGCGTVARPQDQLSFWHLLTGSDGRTLTTMIDDFTAANTDVTVRQTILGWGSPYYTKLAMASAGGRAPDIAVMHSARVPGYAPGGLLDAWDADLLADLGVSAETVPELVWQKGLNGDRVLSVAIDTHPFVLYYDKTAAGQAGVLDEAGLITGADSPEGFRDVALAMAEVTGGNGLAYGFLNDPSNMWRMFYTWYKQTGAEMSFPEGGTVQYDRDAAMTSLEWIQSLLDDEVASSSNDGGTAISEFATGRTGLFLGGVWEIGTFKENDIDLGMQVIPTVFDNPVAFCDSHSFVLPHQSSPDAWKREKSHEFVADLLKSSLQWAEAGHIPAYTPVLESPAYQELVPQRDYADAVDHVVYDPEAWFSGSGSDLHRHFGDAMQSVYMGSVAPADGLDAFVNRINTLMSRPSPV from the coding sequence ATGCACGACTGGGCTATCCCAGACCGACGGAGCGCCAGCACCAGCCCGGCGCACCCCCGTCCCGGACGAGACGACGGACCCGACGCAGGCGGCCTGTCCCGACGCTCGTTCCTGCGCGGCAGCGCCTTCATGGCCGGCGGCGCCGCGCTCATGGCCCTCGGCGGCTGCGGCACGGTCGCCCGCCCCCAGGACCAGCTGAGCTTCTGGCACCTCCTCACCGGCAGCGACGGCCGCACCCTGACGACGATGATCGACGACTTCACCGCCGCGAACACCGACGTCACGGTCCGCCAGACCATCCTCGGCTGGGGCTCGCCGTACTACACCAAGCTCGCCATGGCCTCGGCCGGCGGCCGCGCACCCGACATCGCCGTGATGCACAGCGCCCGGGTCCCCGGCTACGCGCCCGGCGGCCTGCTCGACGCCTGGGACGCCGACCTCCTCGCCGACCTCGGCGTCTCGGCCGAGACCGTCCCCGAGCTGGTGTGGCAGAAGGGCCTCAACGGCGACCGCGTCCTGTCGGTCGCGATCGACACGCACCCCTTCGTCCTCTACTACGACAAGACCGCCGCCGGCCAGGCCGGCGTGCTCGACGAGGCCGGCCTCATCACCGGCGCCGACTCCCCCGAGGGCTTCCGCGACGTCGCGCTCGCGATGGCCGAGGTGACCGGCGGGAACGGGCTCGCCTACGGGTTCCTCAACGACCCCTCGAACATGTGGCGCATGTTCTACACCTGGTACAAGCAGACCGGCGCCGAGATGTCCTTCCCCGAGGGCGGCACGGTCCAGTACGACCGCGACGCCGCGATGACGTCCCTCGAGTGGATCCAGTCCCTCCTCGACGACGAGGTCGCCTCGAGCAGCAACGACGGCGGCACCGCGATCTCCGAGTTCGCGACCGGCCGCACCGGCCTGTTCCTCGGCGGGGTGTGGGAGATCGGCACCTTCAAGGAGAACGACATCGACCTCGGGATGCAGGTCATCCCGACCGTCTTCGACAACCCCGTGGCCTTCTGCGACTCGCACTCCTTCGTGCTGCCGCACCAGTCGTCCCCCGACGCCTGGAAGCGCGAGAAGTCGCACGAGTTCGTGGCCGACCTCCTCAAGTCATCGCTCCAGTGGGCCGAGGCCGGGCACATCCCCGCCTACACGCCGGTCCTCGAGTCTCCCGCCTACCAGGAGCTCGTCCCCCAGCGCGACTACGCCGACGCCGTCGACCACGTCGTCTACGACCCCGAGGCCTGGTTCAGCGGGTCGGGGTCCGACCTGCACCGGCACTTCGGCGACGCCATGCAGAGCGTCTACATGGGGTCTGTGGCCCCCGCCGACGGTCTCGACGCGTTCGTGAACCGCATCAACACCCTGATGTCCCGGCCGAGCCCGGTCTGA
- a CDS encoding alpha-N-arabinofuranosidase, producing the protein MSTPAPFRSASDGTASDGTAAVTLTLDPAFTVGPVRRRTFGSFVEHLGRCVYTGIHDPEHESADENGFRGDVVELTRELGVSTVRYPGGNFVSGYRWEDGIGPKDQRPTRLDLAWHSSDPNLVGVDEFMQWARKTGVEPMMAVNLGTRGIQEALDLLEYCNVPGGTHFSDLRRANGHEEPYRVKMWCLGNEMDGPWQIGHKTAEEYARLATETARAMRMVDPSIELVVCGSSSSAMETFGAWEATVLEESYEHVDYISAHAYYFEEDDDLGSFLASSVDMDHFIESVTAAADYVRAAGKHTKRINISFDEWNVWYQKRAESVPPTGDDWPVAPVLLEDRYNVADAVVVGNLLISLLRNTDRVHAASLAQLVNVIAPIMTEPGGRSWRQTTFHPFAQASQHAVGDVLQVGIDAPTYETARFGEVPVADAVATRDPETGAVSLFTVNRSTTETTTVTVDLRALRREADGQGVDVVEALTLANPDHTWSATADDETSVLPQDNSTATVDDGVLTVELPPVSWTMVRLA; encoded by the coding sequence ATGAGCACCCCAGCCCCTTTCCGCAGCGCCTCCGACGGCACAGCCTCCGACGGCACCGCCGCCGTCACCCTCACACTGGACCCCGCCTTCACGGTCGGCCCGGTCCGTCGTCGGACCTTCGGGTCCTTCGTCGAGCACCTCGGTCGCTGCGTCTACACGGGGATCCACGACCCCGAGCACGAGAGCGCCGACGAGAACGGGTTCCGCGGCGACGTCGTCGAGCTGACCCGAGAGCTCGGCGTCTCGACGGTGCGCTACCCGGGCGGGAACTTCGTGTCGGGGTACCGCTGGGAGGACGGCATCGGCCCGAAGGACCAGCGCCCCACCCGCCTCGACCTCGCCTGGCACTCGAGCGACCCCAACCTCGTGGGTGTCGACGAGTTCATGCAGTGGGCGCGCAAGACCGGCGTCGAGCCGATGATGGCGGTGAACCTCGGGACGCGCGGCATCCAGGAGGCCCTCGACCTGCTCGAGTACTGCAACGTGCCCGGCGGGACGCACTTCTCCGACCTGCGCCGCGCCAACGGTCACGAGGAGCCCTACCGCGTGAAGATGTGGTGCCTCGGCAACGAGATGGACGGTCCGTGGCAGATCGGCCACAAGACCGCCGAGGAGTACGCCCGCCTCGCGACCGAGACGGCCCGGGCCATGCGCATGGTCGACCCGAGCATCGAGCTCGTGGTCTGCGGCTCGTCGTCGTCGGCGATGGAGACCTTCGGCGCGTGGGAGGCCACCGTGCTCGAGGAGTCCTACGAGCACGTCGACTACATCTCGGCCCACGCGTACTACTTCGAGGAGGACGACGACCTCGGGTCCTTCCTCGCGTCGTCGGTCGACATGGACCACTTCATCGAGTCCGTGACCGCCGCAGCCGACTACGTCCGTGCCGCCGGCAAGCACACCAAGCGCATCAACATCTCCTTCGACGAGTGGAACGTCTGGTACCAGAAGCGCGCCGAGTCGGTGCCGCCCACGGGCGACGACTGGCCGGTCGCCCCCGTCCTGCTCGAGGACCGGTACAACGTGGCCGACGCCGTGGTGGTGGGGAACCTGCTCATCTCGCTGCTGCGCAACACCGACCGCGTGCACGCCGCCTCGCTCGCCCAGCTGGTCAACGTCATCGCGCCGATCATGACCGAGCCGGGCGGCCGGTCGTGGCGCCAGACCACCTTCCACCCCTTCGCCCAGGCCTCCCAGCACGCCGTCGGCGACGTCCTTCAGGTCGGCATCGACGCGCCGACCTACGAGACCGCGCGGTTCGGCGAGGTCCCCGTCGCCGACGCGGTCGCCACCCGCGACCCCGAGACCGGTGCGGTCTCGCTCTTCACTGTGAACCGGTCGACGACCGAGACGACCACGGTCACCGTGGACCTGCGCGCGCTGCGACGCGAGGCCGACGGCCAGGGCGTCGACGTGGTGGAGGCCCTCACCCTGGCGAACCCGGACCACACCTGGTCCGCGACCGCCGACGACGAGACCTCGGTGCTGCCGCAGGACAACAGCACCGCCACGGTGGACGACGGTGTGCTCACCGTCGAGCTCCCGCCGGTCTCGTGGACCATGGTCCGCCTGGCCTGA
- a CDS encoding HAD family hydrolase, whose amino-acid sequence MGAVRIDRTDPESGEVVAEVALAKAAADHVPTHHDDDVAAEAPGEKAPEDDARPVAAFFDVDNTIIRGASSFYLARALWQRGFFRKRDIVNFAFQQARYLAFGETTQQIDEVRSRALFLMTGHSVAEVVAIGEEVYDQVLSQKIFPGTQKLLDAHQAAGHQVWLVTATPVEIGELIARRLGATGALGTVAGHENGFYTGSLVGDMMHGQAKANAVQKLAVELDLDLDASSAYGDSMNDVPLLSTVGNPCAINPDPRLRKHSKTIGWPIREFRGKRRAAKRGMKTASWAGLAWAAGLVVRSVTRSVRGRLGR is encoded by the coding sequence GTGGGAGCCGTGCGCATCGACAGGACAGACCCGGAGTCGGGCGAGGTGGTGGCCGAGGTCGCGCTGGCCAAGGCGGCCGCAGACCACGTGCCCACCCACCACGACGACGACGTCGCGGCCGAGGCTCCTGGCGAGAAGGCCCCCGAGGACGACGCCCGTCCGGTGGCCGCGTTCTTCGACGTCGACAACACGATCATCCGCGGGGCCAGCTCGTTCTACCTCGCCCGGGCGCTGTGGCAGCGCGGGTTCTTCCGCAAGCGCGACATCGTCAACTTCGCCTTCCAGCAGGCCCGCTACCTCGCCTTCGGCGAGACCACCCAGCAGATCGACGAGGTCCGCTCCCGCGCGCTGTTCCTCATGACGGGCCACTCGGTCGCCGAGGTCGTGGCGATCGGCGAGGAGGTCTACGACCAGGTCTTGTCGCAGAAGATCTTCCCGGGTACCCAGAAGCTGCTCGACGCGCACCAGGCTGCCGGGCACCAGGTGTGGCTCGTCACGGCGACGCCCGTCGAGATCGGCGAGCTCATCGCCCGCAGGCTCGGTGCGACCGGGGCGCTCGGCACCGTCGCCGGGCACGAGAACGGCTTCTACACCGGCAGCCTCGTCGGCGACATGATGCACGGGCAGGCGAAGGCGAACGCCGTGCAGAAGCTCGCCGTCGAGCTCGACCTCGACCTCGACGCCTCCTCCGCCTACGGCGACTCGATGAACGACGTCCCCCTGCTGTCCACGGTCGGCAACCCCTGCGCGATCAACCCGGACCCCCGGCTGCGCAAGCACTCGAAAACCATCGGCTGGCCCATCCGGGAGTTCCGCGGCAAGCGCCGCGCCGCCAAGCGCGGCATGAAGACCGCCAGCTGGGCGGGCCTCGCCTGGGCCGCCGGCCTCGTGGTCCGCTCCGTGACGCGCTCGGTCCGCGGGCGCCTCGGCCGCTGA
- a CDS encoding glutaredoxin family protein: MNAQRRVVVFTRQDCHLCDDALEVVARVCEDLGAPWTTVDVDTSAALRAEYGEHVPVVEVDGVQQAFWRVDEARLRRALTTAPR, from the coding sequence GTGAATGCTCAGCGACGCGTGGTGGTCTTCACCCGCCAGGACTGCCACCTGTGCGACGACGCCCTCGAGGTGGTGGCCCGGGTGTGCGAGGACCTCGGTGCTCCCTGGACCACGGTCGACGTCGACACCTCGGCCGCGCTCCGGGCGGAGTACGGCGAGCACGTGCCGGTCGTCGAGGTCGACGGCGTGCAGCAGGCCTTCTGGCGTGTGGACGAGGCGAGGCTCCGCCGGGCCTTGACCACTGCGCCGCGCTGA
- a CDS encoding FUSC family protein, with product MPPDDLTARIKTSRTGLFTGRVLRLWTLHPRWSMALKASVAAAIAWYVGVLAPEPLSDYPYYAPLGAVIATSTTVARSLRETSQTVAAILLGVVVARLADAFLPPAAPSIALVVGIATVAAGWRFFGEMGAYVTTTALFVLVIGSANPEAFVGAYAGLVTAGALVGIAVNLAFPPLPLTPSDAALDGLRDTLADQLDALADGLRGDRPPTPGEWDERRFALGPVLEKSRAAVAYAAEASRGNWHARRYSAWSVAQAQRSKMLESHATLVDHLTDLLTETETRDVRDPALGPDLRPPAADALAEYAEALRALEASTDATLPDPPTALREAVDRLRREVREQRSRREGDLLAAGALVLALDRAVRAVSVDAESEAAAEKQSEATDADRTGDEQD from the coding sequence GTGCCCCCCGACGACCTCACCGCCCGCATCAAGACCAGCCGCACCGGCCTCTTCACCGGTCGCGTGCTGCGCCTGTGGACGCTGCACCCTCGGTGGTCCATGGCCCTCAAGGCCTCGGTCGCCGCCGCGATCGCCTGGTACGTCGGCGTCCTCGCCCCGGAGCCGCTCTCGGACTACCCCTACTACGCGCCGCTCGGCGCCGTGATCGCGACCTCCACGACCGTGGCCCGGTCCCTGCGCGAGACGAGCCAGACCGTCGCCGCGATCCTCCTCGGCGTCGTCGTCGCCCGGCTCGCCGACGCCTTCCTCCCCCCTGCCGCACCGTCCATCGCCCTGGTGGTCGGGATCGCCACCGTCGCAGCCGGCTGGAGGTTCTTCGGCGAGATGGGCGCGTACGTCACCACGACGGCACTGTTCGTCCTCGTCATCGGCAGCGCCAACCCCGAGGCCTTCGTCGGGGCGTACGCGGGCCTGGTCACCGCGGGTGCCCTCGTCGGGATCGCCGTCAACCTCGCGTTCCCGCCCCTGCCGCTGACCCCGTCGGACGCAGCGCTCGACGGCCTGCGCGACACCCTCGCCGACCAGCTCGACGCGCTCGCCGACGGGCTGCGCGGCGACCGCCCCCCGACGCCGGGCGAGTGGGACGAACGCCGGTTCGCGCTCGGCCCCGTCCTCGAGAAGTCACGCGCCGCCGTCGCGTACGCGGCCGAGGCCAGCCGGGGCAACTGGCACGCGCGCCGCTACAGCGCGTGGTCCGTCGCGCAGGCCCAGCGGTCCAAGATGCTCGAGAGCCACGCCACGCTCGTCGACCACCTCACGGACCTGCTCACCGAGACCGAGACCCGCGACGTGCGAGACCCCGCGCTCGGCCCGGACCTGCGCCCGCCCGCCGCAGACGCCCTCGCGGAGTACGCGGAGGCGCTGCGGGCGCTCGAGGCCTCGACCGACGCGACCCTGCCCGACCCGCCCACGGCTCTCCGGGAGGCCGTCGACCGGCTGCGCCGCGAGGTGCGGGAGCAGCGGTCTCGCCGAGAGGGCGACCTCCTCGCCGCCGGCGCGCTCGTCCTCGCCCTCGACCGCGCGGTGCGCGCCGTGAGCGTGGACGCCGAGTCCGAGGCTGCGGCCGAGAAGCAGAGCGAGGCGACCGACGCGGACCGCACGGGTGACGAGCAGGACTGA
- a CDS encoding redox-sensing transcriptional repressor Rex → MTAPQPEPRPAVPGLDDVVEIRRSMPQASVERLPGYLRVLTELSSHGVTSASSQQLAELAGVGPAQLRKDLSHLGSHGRRGVGYDVDTLRERVQTALGLVVELPVAIVGAGNLGHALANYSGFGARGFTVVALLDASPALVGTEVAGVVVEDVARLAEVVRDLEVAIVVIATPGDQAQRVCDVVVGAGVREILNFAPRALHVPEGVELRSVDLGSELQILAFHSRERSGRPQV, encoded by the coding sequence ATGACCGCGCCGCAGCCTGAGCCCCGACCCGCCGTGCCGGGGCTCGACGACGTCGTCGAGATCCGCCGGAGCATGCCCCAGGCGAGCGTCGAGCGGCTGCCCGGGTACCTGCGGGTGCTCACCGAGCTGTCCTCCCACGGCGTGACGAGCGCCTCGTCGCAGCAGCTGGCCGAGCTGGCCGGCGTCGGGCCTGCGCAGCTCCGCAAGGACCTGAGCCACCTGGGGTCGCACGGCCGCCGCGGCGTCGGGTACGACGTCGACACGCTGCGCGAGCGGGTCCAGACGGCGCTCGGGCTCGTCGTCGAGCTGCCGGTGGCGATCGTCGGGGCCGGCAACCTCGGGCACGCCCTCGCCAACTACTCGGGCTTCGGTGCGCGCGGCTTCACCGTCGTGGCGCTGCTCGACGCGAGCCCTGCGCTCGTGGGGACCGAGGTGGCGGGGGTGGTGGTCGAGGACGTCGCGCGCCTCGCGGAGGTCGTGCGCGACCTCGAGGTGGCCATCGTGGTCATCGCGACCCCCGGGGACCAGGCGCAGCGGGTGTGCGACGTGGTGGTCGGGGCGGGTGTCCGCGAGATCCTCAACTTCGCCCCGCGTGCGCTGCACGTGCCGGAGGGCGTCGAGCTGCGGTCGGTCGACCTCGGCAGCGAGCTGCAGATCCTCGCCTTCCACTCGCGCGAGCGGTCCGGTCGCCCGCAGGTGTAG
- a CDS encoding YceI family protein translates to MTALPNGLVAGTYNADPSHSTAAFVVRHAGISKVRGTLGLNSAVITIGEDVESSSVVAELDATAVSTGSPDRDAHLTGPDFWDAEKNPTWTFTSTSVSSDGDDFTVTGDLTINGVTKSVELETEFDGAAVDAYGNPRAGFEAKTEISRKEFGLTWNVALEAGGVLVSDKVKISLDISAIKA, encoded by the coding sequence ATGACCGCACTCCCCAACGGCCTCGTCGCCGGCACGTACAACGCCGACCCCAGCCACAGCACCGCTGCGTTCGTGGTCCGCCACGCCGGCATCTCCAAGGTCCGCGGCACCCTGGGCCTCAACTCCGCCGTGATCACCATCGGCGAGGACGTCGAGAGCTCCTCCGTCGTCGCCGAGCTCGACGCGACCGCCGTGAGCACCGGCTCGCCCGACCGCGACGCGCACCTCACCGGCCCGGACTTCTGGGACGCCGAGAAGAACCCCACCTGGACCTTCACCTCGACCTCCGTCTCCTCCGACGGCGACGACTTCACCGTCACCGGTGACCTCACCATCAACGGCGTGACCAAGTCGGTCGAGCTCGAGACCGAGTTCGACGGCGCAGCCGTGGACGCGTACGGCAACCCCCGCGCGGGCTTCGAGGCCAAGACCGAGATCTCCCGCAAGGAGTTCGGCCTGACCTGGAACGTCGCCCTCGAGGCCGGCGGCGTGCTCGTCAGCGACAAGGTCAAGATCTCGCTCGACATCTCGGCCATCAAGGCCTGA
- a CDS encoding MarR family winged helix-turn-helix transcriptional regulator, with amino-acid sequence MSSDTAPTPWLDEEQQSSWRSFLEGSARLTEALNRDLDAESDLSLHEYEVLVRLSESEQRTLRMSALADSLAHSRSRVTHTVRRLEDRGLVRRQACVVDGRGVDCLLTDAGMQTLAEAAPHHVRSVRRHMVDVLTPEQLRTLGQAMALVADACRDSDGS; translated from the coding sequence ATGAGCAGCGACACCGCACCGACGCCCTGGCTCGACGAGGAGCAGCAGAGCAGCTGGAGGTCCTTCCTCGAGGGCAGCGCCCGGCTGACCGAGGCGCTCAACCGCGACCTCGACGCCGAGTCCGACCTCTCGCTCCACGAGTACGAGGTGCTCGTGAGGCTCTCCGAGAGCGAGCAGCGGACCCTGCGGATGTCGGCCCTCGCCGACAGCCTCGCGCACTCGCGCAGCCGCGTCACCCACACCGTGCGGCGCCTCGAGGACCGCGGTCTCGTGCGGCGGCAGGCCTGCGTCGTCGACGGCCGGGGCGTCGACTGCCTGCTGACGGACGCCGGGATGCAGACCCTCGCCGAGGCGGCCCCGCACCACGTGCGGTCCGTGCGGCGGCACATGGTCGACGTCCTCACCCCGGAGCAGCTGCGCACCCTCGGTCAGGCCATGGCCCTCGTCGCCGACGCCTGCCGGGACTCCGACGGCAGCTGA